From the Nonlabens marinus S1-08 genome, one window contains:
- a CDS encoding TonB-dependent receptor encodes MKHFSVAVLAVALTLSSTVSAQNKQPQDTTKTEQLGEVLVKAVRVDAKSPITHSNVSKEELAKRNLGQDIPMLLNFLPSVVTTSDAGAGIGYTGLRVRGVSSQSTNVTINGIPYSDAESLGTFWVNLGDFASSVESLQLQRGVGTSVNGSGAFGASINILTDVVNEDASGEISNSFGSFNSRKHTVKFSTGLMNDHFEIAGRLSNIASDGYIDRASTDLKSYFLQGSYVDDNTLIKAVTFGGSEVTYQSWFGIDKETLENDRTFNPAGQYEDENGVTRFYDNEVDDYKQDHYQLHWNQRYDGNWSTNIGLNYTYGRGFFEQYREDDDFDTYGFNPLVVNGQLVNSTDLVRRRWLDNDYYVINANANYKTNELDLIFGTSYSHYDGDHFGEVIWARFASQSNIRDRYYDGNGKKDDFSAFAKATFKLNDRVQLYGDLQVRNVDYSTSGINSDLSNFVVDENFTFFNPKAGITYELNEINDLYFSYARANREPNRNDFESDPNINPEQLNDFELGWRHKKGNFSFNANSYLMLYDEQLVLSGEINDVGAPLRTNSGQSYRLGLELEAVIPVTPQLTLQPNLALSSNKNTETIRSFDGEIQNLGSTEIAFSPSVVGANAIVFQPVKNFQVSLLSKFVGEQFMSNTEAPASKLDSYFTNDINLIYTIEPKSIFETITFTGLVNNIFDEKYVSNGYYFTFDDDFSNPGIVNTVEGAGFYPQAGINFLAGMTLSF; translated from the coding sequence ATGAAACATTTTTCTGTCGCTGTACTAGCCGTTGCATTAACACTATCGAGCACGGTATCAGCACAAAACAAACAACCACAAGACACCACCAAAACAGAACAACTGGGTGAAGTACTTGTAAAAGCCGTAAGGGTAGATGCTAAATCACCCATTACCCACAGCAATGTGTCCAAGGAAGAACTTGCCAAACGTAACCTGGGGCAAGACATTCCTATGTTGCTCAATTTTTTACCATCTGTAGTGACTACCAGTGATGCTGGTGCAGGAATTGGCTATACAGGCCTGAGGGTGCGCGGTGTAAGTTCGCAGTCTACTAATGTCACCATCAACGGTATTCCTTATTCTGACGCAGAATCCCTAGGAACCTTTTGGGTGAACCTGGGTGACTTTGCATCCTCCGTCGAGAGTTTGCAATTGCAACGTGGTGTGGGAACCAGTGTGAATGGTAGTGGCGCCTTTGGCGCGAGTATCAATATATTGACTGATGTGGTCAATGAGGATGCCAGCGGAGAAATCTCCAATTCATTTGGAAGTTTCAATAGCCGAAAACACACGGTCAAATTCTCCACAGGACTGATGAACGATCATTTTGAAATTGCAGGGCGCCTGTCTAATATTGCCTCTGACGGTTACATTGATCGCGCCTCAACTGATTTAAAATCCTACTTTTTACAAGGATCCTATGTGGATGATAATACGTTGATCAAGGCCGTCACTTTTGGCGGTAGCGAGGTCACTTATCAGTCTTGGTTTGGTATAGATAAAGAAACCTTAGAAAACGACCGCACCTTCAATCCTGCTGGTCAATATGAAGATGAGAATGGTGTTACCAGATTTTATGACAATGAAGTGGATGATTATAAACAGGATCACTATCAGTTGCACTGGAATCAGCGATATGATGGGAATTGGTCTACTAACATTGGTTTGAATTATACCTATGGACGTGGCTTCTTTGAACAGTATAGAGAAGATGATGATTTTGACACCTACGGTTTTAACCCATTAGTAGTGAATGGTCAGCTCGTAAACTCTACTGACTTAGTGCGTCGCAGGTGGTTGGACAATGATTATTATGTAATCAATGCAAATGCCAATTATAAGACTAATGAACTCGACCTGATTTTTGGAACATCGTATAGTCATTATGATGGAGACCATTTTGGCGAAGTGATCTGGGCACGATTTGCCAGCCAGAGCAATATTAGAGATCGCTATTATGATGGAAATGGGAAGAAAGATGATTTTTCCGCTTTCGCGAAAGCTACTTTCAAACTTAATGATAGGGTGCAATTATATGGCGATCTTCAAGTGAGGAATGTGGATTATAGTACTTCAGGAATTAATTCTGATCTTTCGAATTTTGTGGTGGACGAGAATTTTACCTTCTTCAATCCTAAAGCAGGTATCACCTATGAATTGAATGAGATAAACGACTTGTATTTCTCATATGCTAGAGCAAATCGCGAACCTAACAGGAACGATTTTGAAAGCGACCCAAACATCAATCCAGAACAATTGAATGATTTTGAATTGGGATGGAGACATAAGAAAGGTAATTTCAGCTTTAATGCAAACAGTTACTTGATGCTCTACGACGAGCAGCTGGTACTGAGTGGTGAGATCAATGATGTAGGAGCACCCTTAAGAACCAATAGTGGGCAAAGTTACCGCCTTGGTTTAGAGCTGGAAGCAGTAATCCCTGTAACGCCTCAACTCACCTTACAACCTAATCTTGCGTTGAGCAGCAATAAGAATACGGAAACTATCCGTTCATTTGATGGCGAGATCCAAAATCTGGGAAGTACGGAGATTGCGTTCTCGCCTAGTGTGGTAGGAGCAAATGCTATCGTTTTCCAGCCGGTAAAGAATTTTCAAGTTTCGTTGCTTAGTAAATTTGTTGGTGAGCAATTCATGAGCAATACGGAGGCGCCAGCTTCAAAATTGGATAGTTATTTCACTAACGACATCAACTTGATTTATACCATAGAACCCAAGTCTATTTTTGAAACCATCACTTTTACTGGTCTAGTCAATAATATTTTTGATGAAAAGTATGTGTCTAATGGATACTATTTCACATTTGATGATGATTTTAGTAATCCGGGAATTGTAAATACGGTGGAAGGCGCTGGTTTTTACCCACAGGCAGGAATTAATTTCTTAGCAGGAATGACACTTAGTTTTTAG
- a CDS encoding PRC-barrel domain-containing protein, whose protein sequence is MNTDNKKNLYYLEELSNYKVADDDKDVRGWEVMDNDNRNIGKVDNLLVNKNTERVVYLDVELDKSVIDNNYQPYSSRAKDGVHNFINKDGENHVIIPIGMAHLDLDNETVSTTKINHDTFSRTKRVKKGTRIDRDYEVIILDTYVRSENKTDYPQDDTFYEREEFKR, encoded by the coding sequence ATGAATACAGATAATAAAAAGAACTTATATTATTTAGAAGAATTAAGTAATTACAAAGTCGCTGACGACGATAAGGATGTTCGTGGCTGGGAAGTCATGGACAATGACAATAGAAATATTGGAAAGGTGGATAACCTCTTAGTCAATAAAAATACAGAGCGTGTGGTATATCTAGATGTAGAATTAGATAAATCCGTTATTGATAATAATTATCAACCTTACAGTTCAAGGGCTAAAGACGGCGTACACAATTTCATTAATAAAGATGGCGAAAACCACGTGATTATTCCCATAGGAATGGCTCACTTAGACTTAGACAATGAAACTGTCTCCACGACTAAAATAAATCACGATACTTTTTCACGAACTAAGAGAGTGAAAAAAGGTACTCGTATTGATAGAGATTATGAGGTCATTATTTTAGATACTTATGTGCGTTCAGAAAATAAAACGGATTATCCGCAGGATGATACCTTTTATGAGCGAGAAGAATTCAAACGCTAA
- the greA gene encoding transcription elongation factor GreA: protein MSNVSYYTEEGLKKLKDELHHLKDVERPAASQAIGEARDKGDLSENAEYDAAKEAQGMLEMRISKLEAIVSNARIIDENSLDLSKALIHSTVKIKNHNNKMVMNYKLVAQSEADLSKGHISVDSPIGKGLLGKEVGDMAEVTVPVGTIKLEILEISRD, encoded by the coding sequence ATGAGTAACGTATCCTATTATACTGAAGAAGGCTTAAAAAAGCTCAAAGATGAGTTACACCACTTAAAAGATGTGGAGCGACCAGCGGCATCCCAAGCGATTGGAGAAGCCCGCGATAAAGGAGACTTGAGTGAAAATGCAGAGTACGATGCGGCTAAAGAAGCGCAAGGAATGCTGGAAATGCGCATTTCTAAATTAGAAGCTATCGTTTCTAACGCGAGGATAATTGATGAGAATTCGCTAGATTTGTCTAAAGCATTGATCCACAGTACGGTAAAAATCAAAAACCATAACAATAAAATGGTGATGAATTACAAGCTAGTGGCACAAAGCGAGGCAGACCTTTCTAAAGGTCATATAAGCGTGGATTCTCCTATAGGTAAAGGCTTGCTAGGAAAAGAAGTAGGCGATATGGCTGAGGTTACGGTACCAGTAGGAACCATCAAACTAGAAATCTTAGAAATATCTAGAGATTAA
- a CDS encoding HIT family protein — MMSVFTKIISGEIPSYKVAETADFYAFLDINPNAPGHTLCVPKQETDKLFDLEEDVYTRLMQFSRNVALCLREEVSCKRLGMAVIGLEVPHVHVHLIPLRDMEDMRFSNKVSLENEEMQDIADRVNNRYNNTFN, encoded by the coding sequence ATAATGAGTGTATTTACAAAGATCATATCTGGAGAAATCCCTTCGTATAAGGTGGCAGAAACTGCTGACTTTTACGCATTTCTAGATATCAACCCTAATGCACCAGGACACACCTTATGTGTTCCTAAACAAGAAACCGATAAGCTCTTTGATCTAGAAGAAGACGTTTACACCCGTTTAATGCAATTTTCTAGGAATGTGGCGTTGTGTTTACGGGAAGAAGTGAGCTGTAAGCGATTGGGAATGGCTGTTATAGGCCTAGAGGTACCACATGTACATGTACATCTAATCCCATTGCGAGATATGGAAGACATGCGCTTTAGCAACAAGGTTTCCTTAGAAAATGAAGAGATGCAAGACATTGCAGATAGAGTGAACAATAGATATAATAACACGTTTAATTAA
- a CDS encoding ankyrin repeat domain-containing protein — MATPKQPLVPFDALRRMRSLVDRDATEELMTLLDDHGVDAKDADGRTALIHASFFGKVELLKTLIEKGADTNHQDKIGYSALHHCSLEKQTETAQVLLNNFADPNLLDEHENGPLWVALMNSKGDFRLVRQLIEHGADPEIENLYERTPEDLAETLYKKELDELLEEDEEE; from the coding sequence ATGGCAACACCTAAACAACCATTGGTCCCCTTCGATGCGTTGAGACGTATGCGCAGTCTTGTAGACCGCGATGCAACAGAAGAATTAATGACTTTACTAGATGATCATGGAGTCGATGCAAAAGATGCTGATGGAAGAACAGCGCTGATACACGCCTCATTTTTTGGTAAAGTAGAATTACTTAAAACCTTAATTGAAAAAGGCGCTGATACGAACCATCAAGATAAGATAGGTTACAGCGCATTGCACCACTGCAGCCTTGAAAAGCAAACAGAAACCGCACAGGTACTACTCAATAACTTTGCAGACCCTAACCTTTTAGATGAGCATGAAAACGGGCCATTATGGGTGGCGCTCATGAATTCTAAAGGAGATTTTAGACTAGTACGCCAGCTTATAGAGCATGGCGCAGATCCAGAAATTGAAAATTTGTACGAGCGTACACCAGAAGACCTGGCAGAAACACTCTATAAGAAAGAACTGGACGAATTACTAGAGGAAGACGAGGAAGAATAG
- a CDS encoding BrxA/BrxB family bacilliredoxin: MYPAEMVQPMRDDLGNAGFEQLYTEDAVKEALNKKGTTLVVVNSVCGCAAANARPGAKMSLANDKKPDNLVTVFAGVDREAVDTARAAMVPFPPSSPSMALFKDGELVHMLERHHIEGRPAEMIAENLKEAYNENC; this comes from the coding sequence ATGTACCCAGCAGAAATGGTTCAACCCATGCGTGATGATTTAGGAAACGCAGGTTTTGAACAATTATATACAGAAGATGCCGTAAAAGAGGCGTTAAATAAAAAAGGAACTACTCTAGTAGTTGTAAATTCCGTTTGTGGATGCGCGGCAGCAAATGCACGCCCAGGCGCTAAAATGTCTTTAGCAAACGACAAGAAGCCAGACAACTTAGTAACTGTTTTTGCAGGTGTAGATCGCGAGGCGGTAGACACAGCGAGAGCGGCTATGGTTCCATTCCCACCTAGTTCCCCAAGTATGGCACTATTCAAGGATGGTGAATTGGTTCACATGTTAGAGCGTCATCATATTGAAGGACGTCCTGCGGAGATGATCGCAGAAAACCTAAAAGAAGCATATAACGAGAACTGTTAG
- a CDS encoding lysophospholipid acyltransferase family protein — protein sequence MQKIISYPLSVIHLILFFLVLLIFHPIQLICYKLGGHKLHQQSVALLNWFLMGTQLVLFNRFSINYKTDLPVGPSYIFVSNHQSMFDIPPLIYYLRKYYPKFVAKKELAKGIPSISLNLRIGENCAIDRKNPKEAVVALSKFAKNVHEKNRSVVIFPEGTRSRTGVPKPFQVRGLQTIFKYVPDAVIVPVTVNNSWKVDRYGKFPFGMGNHIKVTIHEPMPIAGKDPIEIIQTAQSVVHNSITSTAF from the coding sequence ATGCAGAAAATTATTTCCTATCCATTATCAGTTATTCATCTGATTTTGTTCTTTTTGGTCCTGTTGATTTTTCATCCCATACAATTGATATGCTACAAACTAGGCGGTCATAAACTGCATCAGCAAAGTGTCGCTTTACTCAATTGGTTTCTAATGGGAACACAGCTGGTACTCTTCAACCGCTTCTCGATCAATTATAAAACCGATTTACCTGTTGGACCTTCCTATATTTTTGTAAGCAATCATCAAAGTATGTTCGACATACCGCCGTTAATCTATTATTTGAGAAAATACTATCCCAAATTTGTGGCAAAGAAAGAACTCGCCAAAGGCATTCCCAGCATTTCATTGAATCTACGCATAGGAGAGAACTGTGCCATCGACCGTAAAAATCCTAAAGAAGCTGTAGTCGCTCTATCTAAATTTGCTAAAAACGTCCACGAAAAGAACCGCAGTGTCGTTATCTTTCCTGAAGGCACGCGTAGTCGCACGGGTGTTCCTAAGCCATTTCAGGTTAGAGGTTTACAAACTATTTTTAAATATGTTCCAGATGCGGTGATAGTTCCTGTTACAGTCAACAACAGTTGGAAAGTGGATCGCTACGGTAAATTTCCCTTCGGGATGGGGAACCATATCAAGGTTACGATTCATGAACCTATGCCCATAGCTGGTAAAGATCCTATTGAAATCATACAAACGGCACAGTCTGTGGTACATAACAGTATCACATCAACCGCCTTTTAA
- a CDS encoding acyl-ACP desaturase, with the protein MIQPLKNIRIEVMQTLESKVESFMDKFLIPVEKIWQPTDFLPDSTVDGFYDKLKELRELAKELPYDFWVTLVGDTITEEALPTYESWLMDVEGVNQMEGKGNAWSKWVRQWTSEENRHGDVLNKYLYLSGRVNMREVEVTTQHLIADGFDIGTDRDPYKNFVYTSFQELATYISHNRVAKMAREYGSTTLSRMCRIISGDEMRHHKAYSTFVDEIFKIDPSNMMIAFKEMMVHKIVMPAHFLRESGQTIGAAFEDFSNSAQRIGVYTAQDYIDILQNLIDTWDIGNITDLTEEAEKARDYLMKLPARMERVAQRMKIPAESHKFKWVTPALVS; encoded by the coding sequence ATGATACAACCTCTTAAAAACATTCGAATCGAAGTCATGCAAACCCTAGAATCTAAGGTGGAGTCCTTCATGGACAAATTCCTGATTCCTGTGGAGAAGATATGGCAGCCAACGGACTTTTTGCCAGATTCCACTGTGGATGGTTTCTACGACAAATTGAAAGAACTACGTGAGCTTGCTAAGGAATTGCCTTATGATTTCTGGGTAACTCTTGTAGGAGATACCATTACTGAAGAAGCACTGCCAACCTACGAGTCCTGGTTAATGGACGTGGAAGGTGTGAACCAAATGGAAGGGAAAGGCAACGCCTGGTCTAAGTGGGTGCGTCAATGGACATCTGAAGAAAATCGCCATGGGGATGTGCTTAACAAGTATTTATATTTATCAGGTCGTGTGAACATGCGCGAGGTAGAAGTAACTACCCAACACTTGATCGCTGATGGTTTTGACATTGGGACGGACCGCGATCCTTATAAAAACTTCGTATACACGAGCTTCCAGGAATTAGCAACCTACATTTCGCACAACCGTGTGGCCAAAATGGCTAGAGAATACGGTAGTACTACTTTATCTCGCATGTGCCGTATAATTTCTGGAGACGAGATGCGTCACCATAAAGCTTATTCCACATTTGTAGATGAGATCTTTAAGATCGACCCTAGCAACATGATGATTGCTTTTAAAGAAATGATGGTTCACAAGATTGTAATGCCAGCCCATTTCTTGAGAGAATCTGGACAAACTATTGGTGCTGCGTTTGAAGATTTTTCTAACAGTGCGCAACGTATAGGTGTCTACACCGCTCAAGATTATATCGATATTTTGCAAAATTTGATTGATACTTGGGATATCGGTAATATCACTGATCTTACAGAGGAGGCGGAGAAGGCTCGTGACTATTTGATGAAATTACCTGCTCGTATGGAGCGCGTTGCACAACGCATGAAAATTCCAGCAGAATCTCACAAATTTAAGTGGGTGACACCGGCGTTGGTTTCATAA
- a CDS encoding aldo/keto reductase, producing the protein MAIERYYTLGNTGLRVSRLALGTMTFGEEWGWGNAKKDAAQIFDYYLDHGGNFVDTADMYTGGSSEEFLGDFMKERQNREEIVLATKFTFNTSKNQHINGGGNSRKNIRRTLEESLKRLKTDYIDLYILHCWDRMTPVEEVLRTLNDLISEGKILHYALSNVPAWYASKAQALTRQFNYEPISALQLEYSLIQRSIEHEYIDLTQDMNAGIMAWSPLGGGLLSGKYKPGIDDQEDVKGRLKHITDNGGEVSSKDNERNWNIVKTLHEVSEEINQPMASVALNWTASQPSVASVLVGATKMNQIEANMKSLDFEIPSELMKKLNECSAPDVPYPYTFFQPKMQERIYPNSKVGLKPDSYWKDLRIG; encoded by the coding sequence ATGGCCATCGAACGATACTATACACTAGGAAACACCGGATTAAGAGTAAGCCGATTAGCTTTGGGAACCATGACCTTTGGTGAGGAATGGGGCTGGGGAAATGCCAAAAAAGATGCTGCTCAAATATTTGATTACTACCTAGATCATGGCGGTAATTTTGTGGATACCGCAGATATGTATACCGGCGGAAGCAGTGAAGAATTCCTAGGTGATTTTATGAAGGAGCGTCAAAACCGAGAGGAAATCGTGCTTGCTACTAAGTTTACATTTAATACTAGTAAAAACCAGCACATCAACGGCGGCGGTAACTCGCGTAAAAACATACGCCGCACGCTAGAAGAATCTCTCAAAAGACTAAAAACCGATTATATAGACCTTTACATTCTACACTGTTGGGATCGCATGACACCTGTGGAAGAAGTACTGCGAACCCTCAATGATCTTATATCTGAAGGAAAGATTTTGCACTACGCGCTTTCTAATGTTCCTGCTTGGTACGCCAGCAAAGCACAAGCATTGACTCGCCAATTCAATTATGAGCCTATTAGCGCATTGCAATTGGAGTATTCGTTGATCCAGCGCAGTATTGAACACGAGTACATTGATCTAACTCAAGACATGAATGCTGGGATCATGGCCTGGTCACCGCTAGGTGGCGGGTTACTCTCTGGTAAATACAAACCTGGAATAGATGATCAAGAAGATGTAAAAGGTCGCCTGAAACACATTACCGATAATGGCGGCGAGGTAAGTTCAAAAGACAATGAGCGCAACTGGAATATCGTCAAAACACTACATGAGGTAAGTGAAGAAATTAACCAACCTATGGCAAGCGTTGCGCTCAACTGGACGGCCAGCCAGCCTAGCGTTGCCAGTGTACTTGTAGGTGCAACTAAAATGAATCAGATTGAAGCCAATATGAAATCTCTTGATTTTGAAATCCCGTCAGAGTTGATGAAAAAACTCAACGAGTGCAGTGCGCCCGACGTTCCTTATCCTTACACCTTTTTCCAGCCCAAGATGCAGGAACGTATTTATCCAAATTCTAAAGTAGGTTTGAAGCCAGATAGTTATTGGAAAGATTTGAGAATTGGATAA
- a CDS encoding sensor histidine kinase encodes MKLYRNSLRNRIFFSMILLTLISSLLIAGMSIYQYSEQGKDYHYKRLQRKEEAILESFKYVLKKTDFPVVTSNLPFIFASEIYEISDIHSMPVVMYDLRGHLIKTSSKKLPPYDVTLQLDSLTLRNLRNSDDGRFVYQFDENGQTFRSSYTYLMDDQFKNIAIIHLPYLENDDFIDYELKEFLYRIGIVYVLMFLFSILIAYLLSRYITKSIRVISDKIKELSIAKRNQKIRVDVSGTEEINTLVESYNDMVDELEESAVKLATSEREQAWREMAKQVAHEIKNPLTPMRLTVQSFERRFDPQDPEVNEKLAEFSNSLIEQIDVMSNIASAFSTYATMPAQKSEVTNVPKITQLALDIFNESNIEYTEDAEELLAIFDRTQLIRVVTNLVKNAMQAAVPERKSVIKVSVTHDDQNIYLKVSDNGTGIDPDHEHKVFEPKFTTKTSGMGLGLAMVKQIVENYNGNVTMKTVYGEGTTFTVSLPISR; translated from the coding sequence ATGAAATTGTACAGAAACAGCCTGCGAAACCGGATTTTCTTCTCCATGATCCTGTTGACGCTTATTTCAAGCTTATTGATCGCAGGAATGTCGATTTATCAATATTCAGAACAAGGGAAGGATTACCACTACAAACGACTGCAACGTAAGGAAGAAGCGATTCTTGAGAGTTTTAAGTATGTACTCAAAAAGACGGACTTCCCGGTAGTGACGTCTAACCTGCCTTTTATTTTTGCCTCAGAGATTTATGAAATAAGTGACATTCACAGCATGCCGGTGGTGATGTATGACTTGCGAGGTCATTTGATCAAAACATCCAGCAAAAAGCTTCCCCCTTATGATGTCACTTTACAATTAGATTCTTTGACGCTTAGAAACTTGCGTAATTCTGATGACGGTAGGTTTGTTTATCAGTTTGATGAAAACGGGCAGACTTTTCGATCCAGCTACACCTACTTGATGGATGATCAATTCAAAAACATTGCTATCATCCACTTGCCCTATCTGGAGAATGACGACTTCATTGATTACGAACTAAAAGAGTTTTTATACCGTATAGGGATCGTTTATGTGCTGATGTTCTTATTCTCCATCTTGATTGCTTATTTGCTTTCTAGATACATTACAAAATCTATTCGAGTAATAAGCGACAAAATTAAGGAACTGAGTATAGCCAAGCGCAACCAGAAGATACGCGTCGATGTTTCAGGAACTGAAGAGATCAACACTTTAGTAGAGTCGTACAATGATATGGTGGATGAGCTGGAAGAAAGTGCTGTAAAGCTAGCTACCAGTGAGCGGGAGCAGGCCTGGAGAGAAATGGCGAAGCAAGTAGCTCATGAAATCAAAAACCCGCTAACACCTATGCGCCTGACGGTACAAAGTTTTGAACGTAGATTTGATCCTCAGGATCCAGAGGTCAACGAGAAACTTGCCGAATTCTCCAACTCATTAATTGAGCAAATTGACGTGATGAGCAATATTGCAAGTGCATTCTCTACCTATGCTACCATGCCAGCTCAAAAATCAGAAGTGACTAACGTCCCAAAAATCACTCAGCTCGCACTAGACATTTTCAATGAATCTAATATTGAGTACACAGAAGATGCTGAGGAATTACTGGCTATTTTTGACCGTACGCAATTGATACGGGTAGTGACAAATCTGGTTAAAAATGCGATGCAAGCGGCAGTTCCAGAAAGGAAATCGGTCATCAAGGTTTCCGTTACGCATGATGATCAAAACATCTATTTAAAAGTTTCCGACAATGGGACGGGTATCGACCCAGACCACGAGCACAAGGTATTTGAGCCTAAGTTTACTACTAAAACGAGTGGTATGGGATTAGGATTAGCCATGGTAAAACAAATCGTTGAGAATTATAACGGGAACGTAACCATGAAGACAGTGTATGGTGAAGGAACCACCTTTACCGTGAGCTTGCCCATAAGCCGATAG
- a CDS encoding enoyl-CoA hydratase/isomerase family protein: protein MNNVLISTENNIATITVDRPSKLNALNAETIAELAEAVGNAEDDDDVRVIVLTGSGEKAFVAGADISEFADYDESEGRKLAGKGQKELFDLLENCSKPIIAAVNGFALGGGLELAMAAHFRVASDNARLGLPETSLGVIPGYGGTQRLPQLVGKGRAMEMIMTAGMIDANQALTYGLVNHVVTQEELLEFTYGIAKKIMRNSPMAISAAIDSVNAGYVDGTDGYQVEIDNFGSCFGTEEFVEGTTAFLEKRRAEF, encoded by the coding sequence ATGAACAACGTCCTTATTTCTACAGAAAATAATATCGCAACTATAACGGTCGATAGACCTAGCAAGCTTAATGCTTTAAATGCCGAGACCATTGCCGAATTGGCAGAAGCAGTAGGTAATGCAGAGGATGACGATGATGTGAGAGTGATTGTACTGACTGGTTCAGGAGAGAAAGCATTTGTAGCTGGAGCGGATATCTCAGAATTTGCTGATTATGATGAGTCTGAAGGTAGAAAGCTAGCAGGAAAAGGCCAGAAAGAGTTATTTGATCTATTAGAAAATTGCTCTAAGCCAATTATCGCGGCGGTTAATGGATTTGCTTTAGGCGGTGGATTAGAACTTGCTATGGCGGCTCATTTTAGAGTAGCAAGTGACAACGCTAGATTGGGCTTGCCAGAGACCTCTTTAGGTGTGATTCCGGGATATGGTGGCACACAACGTTTGCCTCAATTAGTAGGCAAAGGACGTGCGATGGAAATGATCATGACTGCTGGTATGATTGATGCTAACCAGGCTTTGACTTATGGATTAGTCAATCACGTGGTAACTCAAGAGGAGTTACTGGAATTCACATACGGTATCGCCAAAAAAATTATGCGCAACAGTCCTATGGCAATCAGCGCAGCGATTGATAGTGTGAATGCGGGTTATGTGGATGGAACAGACGGTTATCAGGTCGAGATCGATAACTTCGGGAGCTGCTTTGGAACGGAGGAGTTTGTAGAAGGAACCACAGCATTTTTAGAAAAGCGTAGAGCTGAGTTTTAG